A genomic window from Glycine max cultivar Williams 82 chromosome 17, Glycine_max_v4.0, whole genome shotgun sequence includes:
- the LOC102669308 gene encoding uncharacterized protein DDB_G0284459 yields the protein MAGAIHATKHQKLPLAQHQEDQNKFYYHFLYKATLVLIFFVILPLFPSQAPEFINQSLLTRNWELLHLLFVGVAISYGLFSRRNDETEKEHNNNNSKFDTAQTLVSRFLQVSSFFEDESESPVESDNETKVQTWSSQHYRNEPVVVVAASPRLKKHSSFDDQSGDKPLLLPIRSLKSRLSDEAEDVDVQSLNRSMNSKRFSSNSNRKAEVEADADVQSLNRSTTFKRFSSNSNRNGEVEADGVGVDVDVQSISRSTISQRFSSNSNRKAEVEADDVDVHVQSLNRSTSSKRFSCNSNRNTEVESSRVENKNKESVVLPSPIPWRSRSGRLEPKQEEFDDAFNMMLSPSKEESRPVKSQPSRASSRASSVSPSPSFSSESLAKNSEDSVRKKAFYKSCPPPPPPPPPMMFHKSVSMKPRYGGSFNEEPSFNKELKRSFKSERNMPVGKKIDEENKPMQRTSFRSDKIMGHASVPLVSQPAEKESFLVESNDDEDEDTETEDEDVGGGRIIVQNQNNDSGKGPQVIGGESSKTDGDEGPDVDKKADEFIAKFREQIRLQRIECIKRSTKSARNSTR from the coding sequence ATGGCAGGTGCAATCCACGCCACAAAGCACCAAAAACTCCCACTTGCACAACACCAAGAGGACCAAAATAAGTTCTATTACCATTTCCTCTACAAAGCCACACTAGTCCTCATCTTCTTCGTTATTCTCCCTCTCTTCCCCTCACAGGCTCCTGAATTCATCAACCAGTCACTCCTCACCAGAAACTGGGAACTCCTCCACCTTCTCTTCGTTGGCGTCGCCATCTCCTACGGCCTCTTCAGCCGCCGGAACGATGAAACGGAGAAAGAGCATAACAACAACAACTCAAAGTTCGACACTGCACAAACTCTTGTGTCAAGGTTCCTTCAGGTGTCATCTTTTTTCGAGGACGAGAGTGAGAGCCCGGTCGAGTCCGATAACGAAACAAAAGTCCAAACGTGGAGCAGTCAACACTACAGGAACGAACCTGTGGTTGTTGTTGCTGCCTCTCCACGGTTGAAAAAGCATTCTAGTTTTGATGACCAGAGTGGAGATAAGCCTTTGCTTTTGCCTATTCGAAGCTTGAAGTCTCGATTATCTGATGAAGCTGAAGATGTTGATGTTCAATCTCTGAACAGGTCGATGAACTCCAAAAGATTTTCAAGCAATTCGAATAGAAAAGCAGAAGTTGAAGCTGATGCTGATGTTCAATCTCTAAATAGGTCAACAACCTTCAAAAGGTTTTCAAGCAATTCAAACAGAAATGGAGAAGTTGAAGCTGATGGTGTTggtgttgatgttgatgttcaATCTATAAGTAGGTCAACAATTTCTCAAAGATTTTCAAGCAATTCGAATAGAAAAGCTGAAGTTGAAGCTGATGATGTTGATGTCCATGTTCAGTCTCTAAATAGGTCAACATCTTCCAAAAGATTTTCATGCAATTCAAACAGAAACACAGAAGTTGAAAGTTCTAGAGTTGAGAACAAGAACAAAGAGAGCGTGGTGCTTCCTTCTCCGATTCCATGGCGTTCAAGATCAGGAAGATTGGAACCTAAGCAAGAAGAATTTGATGATGCCTTCAACATGATGCTTTCTCCTTCAAAGGAGGAATCTCGCCCAGTGAAGTCTCAACCTTCACGTGCTTCTTCGCGAGCAAGTTCGGTGTCTCCTTCGCCTTCTTTCTCATCAGAATCGCTTGCGAAGAACTCAGAGGACTCGGTGAGGAAGAAGGCCTTCTACAAGTCATGTCCTCCACCGCCTCCGCCACCGCCACCAATGATGTTTCACAAATCAGTGTCCATGAAGCCAAGGTATGGTGGTTCATTCAATGAAGAACCTTCCTTCAATAAGGAGTTGAAGAGAAGCTTCAAAAGTGAGAGGAACATGCCagtgggaaaaaaaattgatgaagaaaataaaCCCATGCAACGCACGTCGTTTAGAAGTGACAAGATCATGGGGCATGCAAGTGTGCCTCTTGTGTCACAGCCAGCAGAGAAAGAAAGCTTTCTTGTGGAATCTAATGATGATGAAGACGAGGATACGGAAACCGAGGACGAGGATGTTGGAGGAGGAAGAATCATTGTTCAGAATCAGAACAATGACAGTGGGAAGGGTCCACAAGTTATTGGTGGAGAAAGTTCAAAAACAGATGGTGATGAAGGACCAGATGTGGATAAGAAGGCTGATGAGTTCATTGCCAAGTTTAGAGAGCAAATAAGGCTTCAAAGAATTGAGTGTATCAAGAGGAGTACAAAGAGTGCAAGAAACTCCACAaggtaa